The proteins below come from a single Acaryochloris sp. CCMEE 5410 genomic window:
- a CDS encoding HAD-IA family hydrolase, translated as MKPSVIFLDAVGTLFGVQGTVGEIYSRFAAQAGVQVDPQSLNQAFIESFFSAPKAAFPGVAPSDLPAQELRWWKAVATRAFQQVDAFSAFADFDDFFQILFDHFATPDPWFVYPEVPQVLQQWQQQGIQLGVISNFDSRLHSVLAALNLRDYFDTVTSSTEVGAAKPDPQVFTVALAKHPDRMNGAWHIGDSWEDDYQGAEQAGLRGLWLNRSGKTPPGPTYTEITDLSRLTLTSE; from the coding sequence ATGAAGCCCTCTGTTATTTTTCTCGATGCCGTTGGTACCTTATTTGGGGTACAGGGGACGGTGGGAGAGATTTATAGCCGCTTTGCGGCCCAAGCAGGGGTTCAGGTTGACCCCCAATCTTTGAATCAAGCCTTTATCGAAAGCTTCTTCTCCGCCCCGAAAGCGGCCTTCCCAGGGGTTGCGCCATCAGACTTGCCTGCCCAGGAATTGCGTTGGTGGAAGGCGGTGGCTACCCGTGCCTTTCAACAGGTAGATGCCTTTTCTGCTTTTGCCGATTTTGATGATTTCTTTCAAATTTTGTTTGATCACTTCGCCACCCCCGACCCTTGGTTTGTTTATCCTGAAGTGCCGCAGGTTCTTCAACAATGGCAGCAGCAAGGCATTCAATTAGGGGTGATATCTAATTTTGACAGTCGGTTACATTCAGTTTTGGCCGCCCTAAACCTGAGGGATTATTTTGACACCGTTACCAGTTCTACCGAAGTCGGTGCTGCCAAACCAGACCCTCAGGTCTTTACCGTTGCGTTAGCCAAACATCCCGACAGGATGAACGGGGCTTGGCATATTGGTGATAGTTGGGAGGATGACTATCAAGGGGCTGAACAGGCCGGACTGAGAGGTTTGTGGTTAAACCGATCTGGCAAAACTCCCCCAGGACCGACCTATACAGAAATTACAGATCTATCCCGATTGACGTTGACCTCGGAGTAG
- a CDS encoding alpha/beta hydrolase codes for MNHSHKLLAKAGRVLLGLLISLVLLVMVLHGLQIINAWQLPLKPVLAFLGGGSLSCWIAAQIMKGWHQSPRAAPRTLRWRRRVLFISLFLLISLNASTYLAAYTLTHVRDPGQWGLGFPKPTNIRTPQERGLSYSTHRLPINSSAWLEAWLIPATGTPAQGTVVMFPGNRSTKDRQLIGPAQTFSQLGYNSLLVDYRGVGGSSGYSTTVGMREAEDVVVAFNALPALDLQPPVIAYGVSMGSAAILNAIATQNLQPDAIIIELPFARFIDAVRSRLQHHQIPPFPLAELLVFWGGVQHGVNGFSHNPVEFARAIQCPTLVMQGQQDPWTTVAEVKTLFQQITAPKQLVIAPDGGHHQLIGIDRALWETSLSHFLQSINADRES; via the coding sequence ATGAATCATTCCCATAAACTTCTGGCCAAAGCGGGGCGGGTCCTGTTGGGGCTTCTGATCAGCCTGGTGTTGCTGGTTATGGTTTTACATGGGTTACAGATCATCAATGCTTGGCAACTCCCCCTGAAGCCGGTTCTGGCCTTTTTAGGAGGTGGCAGTCTGTCCTGCTGGATAGCCGCCCAGATCATGAAGGGGTGGCATCAATCTCCGCGGGCAGCCCCTCGAACACTCCGTTGGCGGCGGAGAGTGCTCTTTATCAGTCTTTTTTTGCTGATTAGCCTGAACGCCAGCACTTATTTGGCTGCCTATACCCTCACCCATGTTCGTGACCCAGGACAGTGGGGGCTGGGCTTTCCTAAACCCACTAATATCCGTACACCCCAAGAACGGGGCCTATCCTACTCCACCCATCGATTGCCAATCAATTCATCTGCCTGGCTAGAAGCCTGGCTGATTCCAGCGACAGGCACTCCTGCTCAAGGGACAGTGGTGATGTTTCCTGGCAATCGCAGTACGAAGGACCGGCAGCTCATCGGTCCTGCCCAAACTTTTTCGCAGTTAGGCTATAACTCCCTCCTAGTCGATTATCGAGGAGTGGGCGGTTCCAGTGGATACAGCACAACGGTAGGGATGCGAGAAGCGGAAGATGTCGTCGTCGCATTCAACGCATTACCTGCTCTGGATTTACAGCCACCCGTCATTGCCTATGGCGTGTCTATGGGGAGTGCAGCGATACTGAATGCGATCGCAACTCAAAACCTCCAGCCCGATGCCATCATTATTGAGCTTCCTTTTGCCCGATTTATTGATGCCGTCCGTAGCCGCCTACAACATCACCAGATCCCTCCGTTTCCTTTAGCAGAATTACTGGTCTTTTGGGGAGGCGTACAGCATGGTGTCAATGGATTTAGCCATAATCCCGTTGAATTTGCCCGTGCTATCCAATGCCCCACCTTAGTGATGCAGGGCCAGCAAGACCCTTGGACTACCGTGGCAGAAGTCAAAACCCTCTTTCAGCAAATCACCGCCCCCAAACAATTGGTGATTGCACCAGATGGAGGACATCACCAACTGATTGGGATTGATCGAGCTTTATGGGAAACCAGCCTGAGTCATTTCTTACAATCGATCAACGCTGATCGGGAGTCATAG
- a CDS encoding bifunctional diguanylate cyclase/phosphodiesterase, with the protein MRHLDPLHIKLLLVEDDEDDYFFFEDLLDDFQSIQFDLDWADTYDKGLQAVQRHQHDIYVFDFRLGSRTGLDLLEEVVALGHRIPIILLTGQEDREIDLAAMTAGATDYLVKGTITSALLERSIRYAINHTRTLVALQEREEQYNLVAQASNDGLWDWNLQTHQVYYSPRWAAIIGQAEAALQPSIQEWFDRIHPEDKERFRTDLRRHLRRETTAFECQYRMLHLDQSYRWVSSRGMAVFGPHNRVVRMAGSHTDLTNHVALYDHLTELPSRALFLDQLHRTLTRVNRQTNYLFAVLFLDCDRFKVINDSLGHAIGDQLLIEVAKRLTAALRPGDVIARLGGDEFAILLENIAGQDQAEQVASRLNRELEKAFELQGHTVYISASIGIALNSDHSPQAENLLRDADNAMYRAKALGKSRYVVFEAAMRDRVQALLRVETDLRAAIANQEFQLYYQPIISLKTHEIVSLEALIRWQHPQRGLISPQEFIPVAEETGLILAIGQWVLEESCQQLWQWHQTLTEIPPLSISVNLSRKQFSQASLGKQIQSILSETGVSARHLKLEITETMIMENEVMVSELISQLRALGLQLQIDDFGTGYSSLSFLHNFPLDTLKIDRSFIEGLVTDTEKSEIVRTMITLAHNLGMTAIAEGVETQAQLQWLQQHHCDCVQGYLLSKPLSADQMQKALMQSHRVFVQPLETSTVASA; encoded by the coding sequence GTGAGGCATCTTGATCCACTGCATATCAAACTATTGCTGGTGGAAGATGATGAAGATGACTATTTCTTTTTTGAAGATCTCCTAGACGATTTTCAAAGCATCCAGTTCGATCTGGACTGGGCGGATACCTATGACAAAGGACTACAGGCGGTTCAGCGTCACCAGCATGATATTTATGTGTTCGATTTTCGCTTAGGCAGTCGAACAGGCTTGGACTTGTTAGAGGAAGTGGTTGCTTTAGGCCATCGGATTCCGATTATCTTGTTGACGGGCCAGGAAGATCGCGAGATCGACTTAGCTGCGATGACAGCAGGGGCGACGGATTATTTGGTGAAAGGGACGATTACGTCTGCTTTACTGGAGCGGTCGATCCGGTATGCCATTAACCATACTCGGACATTAGTGGCGTTGCAGGAGCGAGAAGAACAATATAATCTGGTGGCCCAAGCCTCAAATGATGGCCTTTGGGATTGGAACTTACAAACCCATCAAGTTTATTATTCTCCCCGTTGGGCCGCGATTATTGGCCAAGCCGAAGCGGCGCTTCAACCTTCCATTCAGGAATGGTTTGACCGTATTCACCCGGAAGATAAGGAACGATTCCGCACCGATTTACGGCGGCATTTGCGACGAGAAACAACTGCCTTTGAATGTCAATATCGTATGCTTCACCTGGACCAGTCCTATCGTTGGGTCAGTAGCCGCGGCATGGCGGTGTTTGGTCCCCATAATCGTGTGGTACGGATGGCCGGGTCACATACCGATCTCACCAACCATGTGGCGCTATACGATCATCTCACGGAGTTGCCGAGTCGGGCGTTATTTTTGGACCAGCTTCACCGGACCCTGACACGCGTCAATCGCCAGACGAACTATCTATTTGCCGTGCTGTTTCTGGATTGCGATCGGTTTAAGGTGATTAATGATAGTTTGGGCCATGCCATTGGGGATCAGCTACTGATTGAAGTGGCTAAACGTCTGACGGCGGCGTTACGCCCCGGTGATGTGATTGCCCGGTTAGGCGGCGATGAATTTGCCATTCTTCTGGAAAATATTGCTGGGCAAGATCAAGCGGAACAAGTGGCCAGTCGCTTGAATCGTGAGCTAGAGAAAGCCTTTGAACTTCAGGGGCATACAGTTTATATTTCGGCCAGTATCGGTATTGCTCTGAATTCAGACCATTCGCCCCAGGCTGAAAATTTATTACGGGATGCGGATAATGCCATGTATCGGGCCAAAGCCCTGGGCAAGTCTAGATATGTCGTCTTTGAAGCAGCCATGCGCGATCGCGTTCAGGCATTGCTTCGGGTAGAAACCGATCTGCGAGCCGCCATTGCCAACCAAGAATTTCAGCTCTACTATCAACCGATTATTTCCCTCAAAACCCATGAAATCGTTAGCTTAGAAGCGCTGATCCGTTGGCAACATCCTCAGCGAGGCCTAATTTCACCCCAGGAATTTATTCCTGTAGCAGAGGAAACAGGATTAATCCTAGCGATTGGTCAGTGGGTCCTGGAAGAATCCTGTCAACAGTTATGGCAGTGGCATCAGACCCTGACTGAGATTCCACCCTTGAGTATTAGCGTTAATCTATCCCGTAAGCAATTTTCTCAGGCCAGTTTAGGCAAACAAATCCAATCGATTCTATCGGAGACGGGAGTCAGTGCCCGTCACCTCAAGCTAGAAATTACAGAAACCATGATTATGGAAAATGAGGTGATGGTGTCTGAACTCATTAGTCAACTGCGCGCTTTGGGGCTTCAACTCCAGATCGACGACTTTGGGACAGGGTATTCATCTCTGAGCTTTTTACATAACTTCCCCTTAGACACCCTGAAAATCGATCGTTCCTTTATTGAAGGGTTGGTGACCGATACGGAAAAGTCGGAAATTGTGCGAACCATGATTACCTTGGCCCACAACTTAGGGATGACTGCGATTGCTGAGGGAGTAGAAACCCAAGCACAGCTGCAATGGCTCCAGCAACATCATTGTGATTGTGTTCAGGGCTACTTATTGTCTAAGCCCCTTTCAGCGGATCAAATGCAAAAAGCGCTGATGCAGTCTCACAGGGTGTTTGTACAACCATTGGAGACTAGCACTGTGGCCTCTGCCTAA
- a CDS encoding response regulator, producing MTSVNAAPITILMADDDEDDRMLTAEALEESRLSNDLRFVKDGEELMDYLFRRGQYTDPKTSPRPGLILLDLNMPKKDGREALQEIKANPELRRIPIVVLTTSNTDIDIYRSYDLGANTYITKPVTFDALVEVMQTLGQYWFTVVALPPEQCCEAS from the coding sequence ATGACCTCAGTCAATGCTGCCCCAATCACGATTTTGATGGCTGACGATGATGAAGATGATCGGATGCTTACGGCCGAAGCTCTAGAGGAGAGCCGACTGAGTAATGATCTTCGCTTTGTCAAAGATGGCGAAGAGTTGATGGATTACTTATTTCGTCGAGGTCAATATACCGACCCAAAAACGTCGCCTCGCCCTGGTCTGATCTTACTGGATCTCAATATGCCGAAGAAAGACGGACGAGAAGCCTTGCAGGAGATTAAAGCGAATCCTGAACTTCGCCGCATTCCGATTGTAGTCTTAACCACCTCTAATACGGATATTGATATTTATCGCAGTTATGACTTGGGGGCCAATACCTACATCACCAAACCTGTGACCTTTGACGCATTAGTTGAGGTGATGCAAACCCTAGGCCAGTATTGGTTTACTGTTGTGGCATTACCCCCGGAGCAATGTTGTGAGGCATCTTGA
- a CDS encoding ATP-binding protein, which produces MFKLLRYFSIASLVACGSATLFLRHYNQQTTTAQLISASEQKNVEITQVFANSVWPQHKSFLSSTESLSRKDLQNHPQIEDIDDTVRRLIQGTSIAKLKIFDLNGRVVFSTNAKQIGQDKSKYSGFLTARSGETITKLSHRKKFRSVQGLLTEKKLISSYLPLRPQGADSEIEGVIEVYSNVTPLVQQVEDAQQEGLIAVIVIFVGLYGVLVIIVGYAQAVLIRQEKAKQEAEAKLAEESEALARSNEALLRSNKELEQFAYVASHDLQEPLRKIEAFGDRLQTKCRDDLSDRGKDYVDRMQKAAGRMRQLVQNLLAFSRVTSKSQPFTEVDLNEVVGSVLDDLEIRIQETEAQVEVTALPTIDAEPMQIRQLFQNLISNALKFRQPDQPLCITIGGQSVNESTETESLYQISVEDNGIGFEQKYTDRIFRVFQRLHSRNEYDGTGIGLAVCAKIAEHHGGTITAESSPGQGATFFITLPLTQTSMEPQS; this is translated from the coding sequence TTGTTTAAGTTACTGCGATATTTTTCGATTGCGAGTTTAGTTGCCTGTGGGAGCGCCACCCTCTTCTTGCGGCACTATAATCAGCAAACGACAACGGCCCAACTGATTAGTGCGAGTGAGCAAAAGAATGTTGAAATTACCCAAGTCTTTGCTAATTCGGTATGGCCTCAGCACAAATCTTTCTTGAGTTCTACGGAGTCCTTATCTAGGAAAGACTTACAAAATCACCCTCAGATTGAAGATATCGATGACACCGTTCGTCGTCTGATTCAAGGAACGTCCATCGCCAAACTCAAAATTTTCGATTTAAACGGTCGAGTGGTGTTTTCGACCAACGCCAAACAAATTGGTCAGGATAAATCGAAATATTCTGGATTCCTGACAGCGCGTTCTGGTGAAACCATCACTAAGCTGTCCCATAGAAAGAAATTTCGGAGTGTACAGGGACTCCTGACAGAAAAAAAACTGATTTCCAGCTATTTACCCCTGCGGCCTCAGGGTGCTGATTCAGAGATTGAAGGTGTGATCGAGGTCTATAGCAATGTCACACCGCTCGTACAACAGGTAGAAGACGCTCAGCAAGAAGGGCTGATCGCCGTTATCGTTATCTTTGTCGGGCTATATGGGGTACTCGTCATTATCGTTGGCTATGCTCAAGCCGTTCTGATACGGCAGGAAAAAGCCAAGCAGGAAGCTGAAGCCAAGCTAGCAGAAGAGTCTGAGGCGTTAGCTCGTTCGAATGAAGCCTTACTCCGCTCCAATAAGGAATTAGAACAATTTGCCTATGTAGCCTCCCATGATTTACAAGAGCCCCTCCGCAAAATTGAGGCCTTTGGTGATCGATTACAAACGAAATGTAGAGATGATCTGAGCGATCGGGGGAAAGATTATGTGGACCGCATGCAAAAAGCGGCGGGCCGCATGCGGCAACTGGTGCAGAACCTATTGGCTTTTTCTCGAGTGACGTCAAAGTCACAACCCTTTACTGAAGTTGATCTCAATGAAGTGGTGGGCAGCGTTTTAGATGATCTGGAAATTCGGATTCAGGAAACGGAGGCCCAGGTTGAGGTGACTGCGTTACCTACGATTGATGCTGAACCGATGCAAATTCGCCAACTGTTTCAAAACCTGATTAGTAATGCTCTCAAGTTTCGTCAGCCGGATCAGCCCCTCTGCATCACGATTGGCGGGCAGTCGGTTAATGAAAGTACTGAGACCGAGAGCCTGTACCAAATTAGCGTTGAAGATAATGGAATTGGCTTTGAGCAAAAGTATACGGACCGTATTTTTCGAGTGTTTCAGCGTTTACATAGTCGCAATGAATATGATGGCACGGGCATTGGCCTAGCGGTCTGTGCCAAAATTGCCGAGCATCATGGTGGCACCATCACTGCTGAAAGCTCACCGGGCCAAGGCGCAACATTTTTCATCACCTTACCGCTTACCCAAACCTCCATGGAGCCCCAATCATGA
- the mnmE gene encoding tRNA uridine-5-carboxymethylaminomethyl(34) synthesis GTPase MnmE produces the protein MKQTTIAAIATAIVPQQGSIGIVRLSGADAVSIAKQLFHTPGNQLWESHRVLYGYIQQPSTQQVIDEALLLLMLAPRSYTREDVVEFHCHGGMIPVQQVLEACLQAGAELAQPGEFTLRAFLNGRLDLTQAEGVADLVGARSPQAAQAALAGVQGKLASPIRVLRQRCLDTLAEVEARVDFEDDLPPLDEVSVQAELQEIHTTLQAILATADQGELLRNGLKVAIVGRPNVGKSSLLNAWCRCDRAIVTDLPGTTRDVVESQLVVGGIPIQVLDTAGIRETKDQVEQIGVTRSHRAAQSADLVLLTIDASAGWTSEDQQLYQVFQGLPMILIVNKVDLVPQEQVIYPETIAQVVSTIAAQNQGISELETAILETVQTRSLQAANLDWAINQRQAAALQKAQTALEHVQVAIADQLPLDFWTIDLRGAIQALGEITGEDITESVLDRIFSRFCIGK, from the coding sequence ATGAAGCAAACTACGATTGCTGCGATCGCAACCGCTATTGTGCCCCAACAGGGCAGTATTGGTATCGTTCGCTTGTCGGGGGCAGATGCAGTATCGATTGCAAAGCAGCTGTTTCATACACCGGGAAACCAGCTATGGGAGAGCCATCGGGTGCTTTATGGGTATATTCAACAGCCTTCGACTCAGCAGGTGATTGATGAAGCTTTGTTGCTGTTGATGTTGGCCCCTCGCTCCTATACCCGGGAAGATGTGGTGGAATTCCATTGCCATGGGGGTATGATTCCGGTGCAGCAGGTGTTAGAAGCGTGCTTGCAAGCGGGGGCTGAGCTGGCACAGCCGGGAGAATTTACCCTCAGAGCTTTTTTGAATGGCCGCTTGGACTTGACCCAGGCTGAAGGGGTAGCAGATTTGGTGGGGGCGCGTTCTCCCCAGGCGGCACAGGCAGCCTTAGCAGGTGTGCAGGGCAAGCTGGCATCCCCCATTCGAGTGCTGCGGCAGCGCTGTCTGGATACCCTAGCAGAAGTAGAGGCTAGGGTCGATTTTGAGGATGATTTACCGCCCTTGGATGAAGTCAGTGTTCAGGCTGAATTGCAAGAGATTCATACTACCCTTCAAGCGATCTTGGCGACGGCAGATCAGGGGGAATTGCTGCGCAATGGTTTGAAGGTGGCGATTGTTGGTCGTCCGAATGTGGGGAAGTCGAGTTTATTGAATGCGTGGTGTCGATGCGATCGCGCCATCGTTACGGATCTCCCCGGCACCACACGAGATGTGGTGGAATCCCAGTTAGTGGTGGGAGGCATTCCCATTCAGGTTTTAGATACCGCAGGTATTCGCGAGACCAAAGATCAGGTTGAACAAATTGGCGTTACGCGATCACATCGAGCAGCTCAATCAGCTGACCTGGTCTTGCTCACCATCGATGCCTCTGCTGGATGGACTTCCGAAGATCAGCAGCTCTATCAGGTGTTTCAAGGGCTGCCGATGATTTTGATTGTGAATAAAGTGGATTTAGTCCCCCAAGAGCAGGTGATTTACCCTGAAACAATTGCTCAGGTGGTGTCTACCATTGCCGCCCAAAACCAGGGCATCTCTGAATTGGAAACGGCAATATTGGAAACGGTGCAAACTCGGTCTCTGCAAGCTGCCAATTTAGATTGGGCGATTAATCAGCGACAGGCCGCCGCTTTGCAGAAAGCCCAAACCGCTTTGGAGCATGTTCAGGTTGCGATCGCAGATCAGCTCCCCCTAGATTTCTGGACCATAGACTTGAGAGGGGCAATTCAGGCCTTAGGCGAAATCACGGGAGAAGACATCACAGAATCAGTGCTCGACCGAATATTTAGCCGTTTTTGTATTGGTAAATAG
- a CDS encoding polyamine aminopropyltransferase, which yields MAESESTSGAVQRPESIPLSSSQQRWLLAAAAISSSVGLAAELLLGTLASYLVGNTALAYGVAVGGFLAAMGLGAYISQFIAVDNQQSQLIKVFLQIELWVAPLTAGLPIGLFVVFVADGPIWLGLFLVTLILGILSGLEVPILTRIIEQDRDVKFALAGVLALDYVGALIGSLAFPVLLLPLLGLFPTAVLIGSLPAFMVFRLGRLFRGMRSWSYWGLCIGVGLCVFAPFVIPFSDRLENTLYRAPIVSRIQSTYQRIVLTRSGNDTRLYLDGDLQLSTVDEYRYHEALVHPALSTHPQRRQVLVLGAGDGMAVREILKWPEVEKVVLVELDPAVVKLARQYPVLVDRNAHALDDPRVDVVYGDAFKLAPQLPDTFDIIIADFPDPDRPALAKLYSQGFYRQLFARLAPNGIFVTQASSPFFAPKVMDCIATTLTATDLQVYPYTVNVPSFGPWGFVLASPKPVQFSSQSLTVPTQFLTPALLPELFQLPKDISIGNAKINRLTDPVIVQYQADPRWSAYY from the coding sequence ATGGCCGAGTCAGAATCAACTTCTGGGGCAGTCCAGAGGCCTGAATCTATTCCTCTCAGCTCTAGTCAGCAACGCTGGTTACTGGCAGCCGCTGCCATCTCTTCCAGTGTGGGCCTCGCCGCAGAATTACTCTTAGGAACCCTAGCCAGTTATTTAGTCGGCAATACTGCCTTAGCTTACGGTGTAGCCGTAGGGGGCTTTCTAGCTGCCATGGGATTAGGGGCCTATATCAGTCAATTTATTGCCGTAGACAATCAACAAAGCCAGTTAATCAAAGTTTTCTTACAAATTGAGTTGTGGGTTGCCCCATTAACCGCTGGCTTACCCATTGGACTGTTTGTCGTTTTTGTCGCCGATGGACCGATTTGGCTAGGGCTCTTTCTTGTCACCCTCATTTTGGGTATTCTTTCGGGCCTAGAAGTCCCCATTTTGACTCGCATTATTGAACAGGATCGGGACGTCAAGTTCGCCCTTGCTGGCGTCTTGGCCTTAGATTATGTTGGCGCTTTAATCGGTTCTTTGGCGTTTCCAGTCCTACTTCTGCCCCTGTTGGGATTATTTCCCACCGCCGTGCTGATCGGGTCTTTACCCGCTTTTATGGTCTTTCGGTTAGGACGCTTGTTTCGAGGCATGCGGTCCTGGAGTTATTGGGGCCTCTGCATCGGCGTTGGCTTATGTGTGTTTGCTCCGTTCGTGATACCGTTTAGCGATCGCTTAGAAAATACCCTGTACAGAGCCCCCATTGTTAGTCGTATTCAGTCCACCTACCAGCGCATCGTCCTCACCCGCTCTGGCAACGATACACGACTGTATCTCGATGGTGACCTCCAGCTATCCACCGTCGATGAATACCGCTATCACGAAGCCCTGGTCCATCCAGCCCTGAGCACCCATCCCCAGCGACGCCAAGTGCTGGTGCTCGGCGCTGGAGACGGCATGGCCGTGAGGGAAATCCTTAAATGGCCGGAAGTTGAAAAAGTGGTGCTTGTTGAGCTAGATCCTGCCGTCGTGAAACTCGCCCGTCAGTATCCGGTGCTCGTCGATCGCAACGCCCATGCCCTAGACGATCCTCGGGTAGACGTGGTGTATGGAGATGCCTTTAAGCTCGCCCCTCAACTGCCGGATACCTTTGACATCATCATTGCCGATTTCCCAGATCCCGATCGCCCGGCCCTCGCCAAGCTCTACTCTCAAGGGTTTTATCGACAACTGTTCGCTCGCCTCGCCCCCAACGGCATCTTCGTCACCCAGGCATCCAGTCCTTTTTTTGCTCCAAAGGTTATGGACTGTATCGCCACAACCCTGACAGCTACTGATTTGCAAGTTTATCCCTACACCGTCAATGTGCCGAGCTTTGGTCCCTGGGGGTTTGTCTTGGCGTCGCCGAAGCCAGTCCAGTTTTCATCCCAAAGCCTAACGGTTCCCACTCAGTTCCTGACCCCGGCCCTCCTCCCTGAACTCTTTCAACTTCCCAAAGATATTTCTATCGGTAACGCCAAGATCAATCGGCTCACCGATCCAGTTATAGTTCAGTACCAAGCCGATCCACGCTGGTCGGCCTATTATTGA
- a CDS encoding DUF4178 domain-containing protein produces the protein MAYLWLFIIIMGVLGVVLYMRQQSGKSLPFASQPQALPSLERTVFTLEVGDIVQHLGIDWVVEGKLVYDDQGYSWLEYLLQDGNRRQWLSVEEDDVVEVALLEVTTALEVGTNPPPELTFANETYRHKGSGMAQMTRKGSTLNRNAERCHYFDYQGPDNKILSIENWDGDIEVTIGQKIHPSMLTLLPGDGRRIYGA, from the coding sequence ATGGCTTACCTTTGGCTATTTATCATCATCATGGGCGTACTGGGTGTTGTTCTCTATATGAGACAACAGTCTGGCAAATCCCTCCCCTTCGCCTCCCAGCCCCAAGCATTACCGTCCCTCGAACGCACTGTTTTTACCCTAGAAGTGGGGGATATTGTCCAACATCTAGGAATTGATTGGGTGGTTGAAGGCAAACTCGTCTATGACGATCAAGGCTACTCCTGGTTAGAGTATCTACTCCAAGACGGCAACCGCCGTCAGTGGCTCTCCGTTGAAGAAGATGATGTGGTTGAAGTAGCGCTTTTAGAGGTCACCACAGCCTTAGAAGTCGGCACCAATCCGCCCCCAGAACTGACCTTCGCCAATGAGACCTACCGCCATAAGGGATCTGGCATGGCCCAAATGACCCGCAAAGGGTCGACCCTGAATCGCAATGCCGAACGATGCCACTATTTTGACTATCAGGGACCAGACAACAAAATTCTCTCCATCGAGAACTGGGATGGCGATATTGAAGTGACGATTGGTCAAAAAATTCATCCCTCCATGCTGACCTTACTCCCAGGAGATGGTCGTCGCATTTACGGGGCTTAA
- the bioB gene encoding biotin synthase BioB, whose amino-acid sequence MGSDFSEWVRIALSEETFPQASALTLLSDPNIDLLSLVAAAGEVRMTYFGRQVMLHRINDIQNGLCPEDCGYCAQSKISDAPIKKYPLKSEEDIIQEAYEAKAKGVYRYCMVSSGRGPTAERTQHLAHIIRRIKTEVGIQTCLSAGLMDQEQAAVLKEAGLDRLNHNLNTSESHTPDIVTTHTFQDRINTLKAARSAGLDLCSGMIAGMGETDQDIVDVAYQLHEYQVPSIPINFLIPISGNPIYDCNQLTPQRCLRILCLFRFVNPKAEIRIGGGREGHLRSLQALALYPANSLFVEGYLATRGHSVDQVYQLIHDAGFEVAGETSLTGDLSATSQFQLDDNPNILNPQTTISCSNS is encoded by the coding sequence ATGGGCAGCGATTTCAGTGAGTGGGTCAGAATCGCCTTGTCAGAAGAGACTTTCCCCCAAGCTTCAGCCTTAACCCTTTTATCGGACCCCAATATCGACCTACTGTCCTTGGTTGCGGCAGCCGGAGAGGTGCGCATGACCTATTTTGGTCGGCAAGTAATGCTACACCGCATCAATGATATTCAAAACGGCCTCTGCCCAGAAGATTGTGGCTATTGCGCCCAGTCTAAAATTTCCGATGCCCCGATCAAAAAATATCCGCTCAAAAGCGAAGAGGACATTATCCAAGAGGCCTATGAAGCCAAAGCGAAGGGGGTATATCGGTACTGCATGGTGTCGAGCGGTCGAGGACCGACTGCCGAACGGACCCAGCATTTAGCCCATATTATTCGCCGCATCAAAACTGAAGTGGGGATTCAAACCTGTCTTTCTGCCGGTTTAATGGACCAAGAACAGGCTGCTGTCCTCAAGGAAGCAGGACTAGACCGTCTCAACCACAATCTCAATACCAGCGAGTCACACACACCTGATATCGTCACCACCCATACATTTCAAGATCGAATTAACACGTTAAAAGCAGCTCGGTCAGCTGGACTAGATTTATGTAGCGGCATGATTGCAGGCATGGGCGAAACGGACCAGGATATCGTTGACGTAGCCTATCAACTACATGAGTACCAGGTCCCCTCGATTCCCATTAACTTCCTGATACCCATTTCTGGGAATCCCATTTATGACTGTAACCAGCTCACGCCCCAACGCTGCTTACGGATTCTGTGTCTATTTCGATTCGTGAACCCCAAAGCTGAGATTCGCATTGGGGGTGGCAGAGAAGGACATTTAAGAAGCTTGCAAGCTCTGGCACTTTACCCCGCCAACTCTCTTTTTGTGGAAGGCTATCTAGCCACAAGAGGCCATAGTGTCGACCAAGTCTACCAGCTCATTCATGATGCAGGTTTCGAGGTTGCCGGAGAGACTTCGTTGACAGGCGATCTGAGTGCAACATCCCAATTTCAGTTGGATGACAATCCCAACATTTTGAATCCACAAACCACCATCAGTTGTTCCAACTCATAA